The window ctactggaaaaaccatagccttgactagacagatgtttgttggcaaagtaatgtctctgctttttaatatgctgtctaggttgatcataactttccttccaaggagtaagcgtcttttaatttcatgactgcaatcaccatctgcagtgattttggagcccataaaaataaaggcagtcactgtttccactgtttccccatctatttcccatgaagtgatgggaccggatgccatgatcttagttttttgaatgttgagctttaagccaactttttcactctcctctttcactttcatcaagaggctctttagttcttcttcactttctgccatgagggtggtgtcatctgcatatctgaggttatctcCTTGCttgctgtcctgcaaataaaTGCTGCACTTTTCTTTACCACAACCTAGTGTCAGTAAATTGGCTTTGCTGTGTGGCAGGCCAATGAACCTACATTCAGTTCTGTAACAGCCCCTGGGGTGGATAATTTTTAATACCTCCTCCACTCTACcaagaaattattttcagtaataatCATGTAAgtgtcattattttatttgttctttaattttaaatttaataatcaaaaattaataaatttccatttaaaGATATTActtaaattcaataaaatatttcatgtatgaaTGAAAGTTTGTacttatcaaataaaaatattatgtctTACAGTTCATACCCTGACTCactcttttgaatttttaaacacaaaaactCCAAAAGAACATGTAGAATGACaatagtttctccatctttacAATCATTGTGCTATCATTTAAATTTCTAATGTATTTAAATGCAAGACTGTATAGTCACAGAAATTGGAGACTCAAACTGTGCCTGATACAAGGCCAAATGCTTCCAAATTGTTatgaacatattttcaaaatgagcACACATAGCTCAGTCTATATATGTCAGAGGTCAACAGTATACATTAGGGTTCTCCATATTAACTTTCCTTTAGACCATTGTGGCAAACAGCCCCCTATAATCCCCTCCGCTTAGGTGTAAGCAGGGCCTGGGTGGGACTTGCTTCTAACCAATAGAATATGGCAAAGGAGGTTTACGTTACATTATGTAAGACTGTCTCCATGGACTGAGAGACTGTCCATGGCTGgttctgaaagaaagaaatcgCCACATTGTGAGAGAATTGATGGAGAAGACCGCATGGTAAGGGATTATAGGTGGCCTCTGGGAGTCAAGAGCCATTCCCGCTGATAGCCAGGTAGAAAATGAAGACCGCATCCCCACAGCTTCAAATAGATGGAAACGCATCTTTTTCTCAGTGGAGTCTCTGATGAGATGGCAGCActgtttgacccctggattgctGCCTGAGGAGGCCCTGGAGAGAAGGCCCAGCTAAGCCATAACTGGACTGGATCCACAGAAACCATGAGATAATAAACaagtgttttctgtttgtttgcttgttttatttatttttggctgcactgggtcttcattgctgcgtgggcttttctgtagttgagGTGACTGGGGGCTACGCTCTacttgcagggcacaggcttctcattgcggtggcctccctttttgcagagcatgggctctagggcatgtgggcttcagtagttgcagcacatgggctcggtagttgtggctctcaggctctagcGCACacgctcagtagttgaggtgcatgggctcagctgctctgcggcacgtgggatcttcccagaccaggaatcgaaccatgtctcctgcattggcaggcagattctttaccactgagccatcaagtgttgttttaagccacagaatttgtggtaatttattcAGAGCAATAAAAAACTAATACACGTACAATATTTACTAAAGGATAAGAgtaataaaaatatctaatttgAAACTTACCAATATATTATTAAAAGtcaacagttttaaaaaacaaattcaacagTATTGCATTAAATTGTTCAGTCAGTAGACCtgcaaacaatttttttcctggggGTGGAatgattcttttatcactgataCTGTTTAGAATTTGTCAGTGTATGGCATAATATAAACTTGGCCAACTTTTTCTCcccaaactttaaaatttttattttgtgttgcattatagctgattaacaatgcttgTGGTAGTTTCCGGTGAACAGCGAAGGAActcagctgtacatatacataaatcAGTTTTCCCCAcaaatcccctcccatccaggctggcacataacactgagcagagttccatgtgctatggtccttgttagttatccattttaaatatagcagtgtgaatATGACCTTTCtgaagtccctaactatcccttccccaccccctaacccacaaccataagttcattttctaaatctgtgagactctttctgttttataagttcctttgtatcatttctttttagatttcacatatagggGATGTCATAcggtatttctccttctctgacttgcttcactcagtatgacaatctctgggtccatccatgttgctacaaatggcattatttcattctttttaatggctgagtaatattccatcataaaacatgtaccacatcttcaacTTTTGATtagtttcattattattttaaaattctcacaGGGTTGGCttgtggtaaagagttcacctgccagtgcaggggacacgggttcaatccctggtccgggaagttctcacatgctgtgggacaactaagcccgtgcactgctcctactgagccagtgctctagagcaacaagagaaaccactgcaatgagaagcttgtgcaccacaactagagagtaacccctgcttgctgcaactagagaaagcccagcatagccaaaaatatataaataaatcttatatAAACCGTAAAATTTTCTCTACAGACCGTGCATCCCCTTTTTTCCTGTGCCCAAGTTAGACCATTCCTGTTTCCCTCCCTTTGGTACACCACTAGCTGGGAAAAAGACAGTAAATGAGTTAATTATACACAAGGTTAAAAGGCAGTGAGCATTATGGATAAAACATACAGCCAGGTATGGGGCATGGGAATTGCAATATGAAATAGGATTGTCAGAGAGGATCACTGCACAGGCAACATTTGAGGGAGATGAAGGAGTTAGCCCTGTTGACATCATTCTAGGGAAGAGCTTTCATGATAGAAGAACAGCTAGTGCAAAGGTGCTGGGGTGGGACAGTGTTTGGCAGAGCTTTGATTGTCCCACAACAATGGGGAGCTATGGACggttttgtttggttggtttttcaaCATACCTCAGCTTTACTGAGCTACAACTCACATAGCATACAATGTACTCTCTTAAAGTGTGCAATTCaatgggttttagtatattcatagagttgtgcaactatcatcatgttcaattttagaaaatttcatcATCCTCAAAAGAAGCCCCTTACTCTTCAGCAGTCACTCCCCTTCCTCCAGTCCTCTCAGCCACAGGCAACCatgaatctattttctgtctgtaTGAATTTACCTATcctgaacatttcatgtaaatagaatcatactacatgtggccttttgtatctggtttctctgccttgggcttccctcatatctcagctggtaaagaatcctcctgcagtgcaggagacagacctgggttcgatccctcggttgggaagaatcccctggagacgggaaaggctactcactccagtattctggcctggagaattccatggactgtatattccatggggtcacaaagagtcggacacgactgagtgactttcacttcacttctctgtcttagcatgttttcaaggttcatatataagtacttaatttctttttattaccaaATAAGAGTCCATCATATGGATATACCAAATTTTatgtatccattcatcaattgatgggCTGGGTTTTCCCCCACATGTTgtctgctatgaacattcatgtacaaatttttgtgtgaacatgtgttCTCAACTCTCTGGTATACTAAgaatggaattactggatcatatggtaactctaagTTTAACTTTTCAAGGAactgccaggggcttccctggtggtccagcaggtaagaatccaccggccaatgcaggggacatgggtttgatccttggtccgggaagatcttacatgcctctgagcaactaagcctgcaagccacaactactgaagcctacacgcctagagcccctgctctgcagcaAGAATAGCCCCCAGTCACTTCAGCTAGAGAAAGCCAatatgctgcaacgaagacccagtgcagccataaataaatacatctctactttttaaatttttaataaatcttaaaaaaaaaagaaaaagaaactgccagactgttttccaaagtggctgaaccATTTACATTCCCCCCATCAATGTATCAAGGTTCTGAttcctccacattcttgccagcacttgatattttccattaaaaaaatgacagCCATCCTActgagtgtgaagtggtatttcattgttgttttggtttacattttcctgatattaatgatgttgatcatcttttcaggTATAGACACTTGTATATCTTTTTTCtagaaatgtctattcatgtcCTTTGTCTACTTTTAAAATGGGTCATCTTATAATTGAGTTAcatgacttctttttttattttagatacaagtaccttatcaaatatataatttgcaatttttTCTCTCGTTCTGTGGGTTGtctcttcactttcttgatgTTCTTTGaaacaagttttaaattttgatggtgtccaatttatttattttttttcttttgttgctttgcttttggtgtcatatttaagaaaccaTTGTCTAAGAATGGATAATCTTAAGCAGGGGAAGGACATGGCCAAAtgtaaggttttttaaaaattatttatttatttatggctgcactgggtctttgttgctgttcatggGCTTTTGTCTAGTTGCGGCAAGTATGGCATACTCTCTcgctgcggtgcacgggcttctcattgcagtggcttctcttgtttcagggcACAGCCTCTAAGGGCATGCGGGTTTtagcagttgcagcacacaggcttagttgccccgtggcatgtggaatcttcctggaccaaggatcaaacccgggttcctttcattggcaggcagattctcaaccaatggaccaccagggaagtcctgccaaaTTTAAGTTTTGAAGTGTATTCTTGCTGCTTTCAATTAAGGTGGGAAGACTTGTGAGGGAAGAAATTTCTCTGGTCACCCTTGTTAAACGTGCAAACTCCACCCTCCTCCATTTCTCATCTTCTGCTTCATATTTCTCCATAAACTAACCATATTCTAACAAACTGTGTAATGTACTGTACTTACGTATTATGTCACTACTTGTCTCCACCTCATGGAATGTTGACTTCATGAGGATTAggcttgtctgttttgttcaccgcTCTGTCCTCGGTGCCTAGCGAAGTTGAGGAGGGGGAACCTGGTGATCACCAGGGAGACAGAGAACCCCTGGATGCTATCTGGCATAAGGAGACTGATATGAGGGGAGAAAGAAACgcgcagggggtgggggggcggtggtggCTAACAGCTCAGATGACATGATGTCAAAaggatatttgttgaataaagtgAATACGAACAAATGGATACAtggttgagtgaataaatgaaagagggGTCAAAAGACCTACCGTGCGTACCATGGCTTGACCTTCCCTTGCAGAGTAGGTAGCACAGGGGCTCCCGCACTGTCCCTGGAAACCACCAGGGGGCGAAGACAGGCCGGGTCCTCGAGAGCCCATCCCGGtacccgccccgccccgcccgggcGATCCAGGTCCCGGGAGGCCCAGCCACTCGACCGGGCCTGGGGCTCCTGGACCCCGCCCATACCTGAACCAGCAACAGCCGCGGGCTTCCCGAGGGCGCAGCGGCCAGTCCTCGCGCTGCAggcggggaaactgaggcccggggCGGTCGGGGCGGGGCCGGCCCCCCCTCCCGCGAGTCcaagcccccgcccccagccggccccgccccggcccgtaAGAGGCCCCCTGGGCGCCCGGCGAAAGCGCACAGCGCGGCGCCAGGGTCGGGGCCAGGACCACGATGGCAGCGCAGCGGCTGGGCAAGCGGGTGCTGAGCAAGCTGCAGGCTCCATCGCGGGCCCGCGGGCCGGGGGGCAGCCCCGGGGGGCTGCAGAAGCGGCACGCGCGCGTCACCGTCAAGTATGACCGGCGGGAGCTGCAGCGGCGGCTGGACGTGGAGAAGTGGATCGACGGGCGCTTGGAGGAACTGTACCGCGGCAGGGTGAGGcggagaggggtggggggcacgGACGGGGAGACCCCGGGCGGGGGGAGGCTCTGATTGTTTGTTCTCCTTGATGCACCCTGGTGCAGCCTCCTTTGCATGGGAGGATGCAGCCTCCTGGGCTCCTGGACCCCGCCATCTACCTTCCATGACATTCTGCTTGTGCACACACAGACTTGGGTCCAGACTCCAGGCTTTAGCATATGGGAGCTGGAGTGACCTTATCTGGAGAAAGGGTGGGGACAAGGGGGATGTCTTAAAACCAAACACAGACATGGTGTCTGGGGGAGATACAACCACAGCATGCAGCAGAGGAAGCATTGGCGTTCACAGACAGGCTCAGGGACGCGCTGTGGCCACTCGCAGACACAGTGACAGAAGCAACAACCCCACACAGCCTCCCCGGGCCACACGAGGGGGGCACTTACAGGTCAACCTCTGCGACCGCTGCAGGCTCTCCCAGTCACCCCAACACAGGCCACGGCCATGTGCAGACACAGCACGACTAGACCCACACAGAAGGACTCTCGTCACGGCTGTTCACAGACACGGCAAAGCTGTGGCAAGTGGCAGACGGTGCAAGCTACAACAGCTACCTCTGACGCCCAGTGATTCAAGTAACGACCATCCATTATCTCCTAAAAGCAAAAAAGCGATAATCACTTTGCAAGCGCAATGATAGATGCTGCAGCCACGCACAGacataaaataacagaaattataGCTACACCCAGACAGTAAACCGCGTAAGCCATGGGCTCCTCCGGCCACACAAAGGCAGAAACTTCATCTGCCCATGAACACACACAGCATAGGCTACAGCCTCCACTGCTATCTCGTGGGCCACAGACAGTCATGACATTTCACTGTCTAGAGTCACATTTGTACAACACACACGTGCTGCAGAACACGgtcacaggtacacacacacacacacacacacacacacacgatgagAGATTGTCCTCAGCACAGCTCGAAGGTGGGAGACGCCACAGTCCCTTGCAGTGACCCGAGGCCCACACACGTGCTGCAGAACACGgtcacaggtacacacacacacacacacacacacacacacgatgagAGATTGTCCTCAGCACAGCTCGAAGGTGGGAGACGCCACAGTCCCTTGCAGTGACCcgaggcccctctgtcctcagACACGTGTGGGCTCACACTGATGGGCAGTGGCTAGTAGTAGGTGGCATAGCTAGCCAGACTCTCAGGGACACAAGCTGTGGTCACTTACTGATCGATCTATGCCGCAGTGAGACAAACACTGCTAAGCCggagtcccccaccccccacccttagGACCACGGACCCCTGTACGAGCCACAGAGAACATCACACAAACACATGACACATCTCTGCACCCTCCCGTCGGCCCTGGTCTCAAACACAGAGACTCACATAGGCGGTTTACACACTTACAGACACTCCACGCCACACACCATCCCCCGACCACCCAGGCCTGAAGCCCACAGTGGAATCAGCCGGACTTTGTTGGAGGAGGAGAGACTGTAGCCTCTGGGATCTCTTTGCTCAGACAGCTGGGATCTGTCCCCCACAGGGGTACCGAGCCAGCCTGCATTTGGCCCTTTGCCCCGAGAGGCCACCCAAGGGTGCCCCCTTGGCTGCTCAAAATTGGGCTCGTGACTTATCCCACCCACACACCTTGGGGACTTGAGGGTTGCGCTAGGGCCCCAGGGGGtgaccccaacccccacccccatcccctgggGCTAGGGGCCATCCCCAGCAGGCTCTAGCCTGCCAgcttcccttccctccacctAGTGCTTAAACTTTTCCTTGAAAGGACAGAGCCAGCCCCTCTCCAGAATCCCAGAATCTGACATTCCAAGACTCAACCAGGCCTGCTTCCCACTGTGGGAACTGGGGCCAAGGCAGGAGCGCAGTGCCAGGCCTGAAACTCCCGGGACCCAGGGGCCAGGATCCGAGCTGGTACAGGCTCTGGGGCCTCTGTCAACCCATCTGTCAtccccccctgccctgcccccgccACCACACCCAGATGTCCCGCCTTGGCGGTGCTGTCCCTGACTACCACATTATTGCTCCAGAACCCGCCAGCTGGGCCCTGGGGCGGCTGGGGCTCCTCTGGAGCCTGGGACAAAGACAGGGGAGGGAGGCGAAGGGACCCTGACTGCCCCTCCTTCTCCGCTCAGGAGGCAGACATGCCCGATGAGGTCAACATCGATGAATTGTTGGAATTAGAGAGTGAAGAAGAGAGAAGCCGGAAAATTCAGGTAGGTGGAAGGGAAAGCCCTGCACATAGCCCCCTCCCCTGCATCTCCCTAAAAATCGTATCAATAATTAACGGGTTTATTGAGCACTCcctcagtgccaggcactgtttcaaTGGCTTCAAGCTTAGtaacttatttaatcttcacagaacCCTCCAAAGGGACTGTTATCTCCATTGCACTACTATCGctactattatctccattttcaaGGAAAATGACCCTGGAGACATCTAatcacttgcccagggtcacacagctcagCAGGAGCAGGGCTGTGAGTCCGCACACAGTGTCCCTGCTCTTCTGGCCTCTATGCTCCTGGAGGGAGGAAATGCTTTGTGACCTTCTGGCCCTCGCTGGATCCAGCGCTGGTTGTGGGGCTGAGTGTCTGGACTCATCCCTAGCCCCCAATAGCTCTCTTAAGACGCTCAGATCTATTTCTTCCCTGGAAGCCGCGTGGGAAGTCCACCCGGATGTCCATTTGTCTTGCTTCGTTGGGGCTTTGTTGGGCTGGAGGGGTGTAGGTGTTGgtcatttactatttttttttctgttgggggGGGTGTTTAGGGGCTCCTAAAGTCGTGCACGAACCCCACAGAGGTGAGTTTTCTGTCCCCCACTCTAGGCCCTGTTCTGTCCCCTGCAcccgtgggggtgggggtggggggtggtctccAGGGAGGAGGGTGGAAGCTGGTGGGGCCCGCAGAGGGAACCCTGGGGGCCCTGCCTGTCCCAGGGCCCTTTTCTCATCTCAGTGGTGTCTTTTGTCTTCCTCACTCCTGTCCCCTCAACCCCCATCTGCCGCCCCGGGGGCTCCATTATCTCCCCCTGCTGAGACGCTCCCCCAtctgtctcctctctctgcctctgtcccccGTCCCTGCCTGCAGCACCCTGGggctcccttccccacctctcaGGGGCCCCCCAGACCTTCCAGGCCCTGAGCGGCCCAgcccctcccacttccttcccgGCTTTAAAAGGGAAAACTATTCGTGTTTCTCTGACCGGCTCTGGGCTGCCCGAGGGACAAACGTCACTGTGTATCTGTCTGCCCTGGAGCTGGCTGAGGCCGCTGGCCCCTGGGGACCCTCCTCCTGGTTATCTCTTGGCCTGAGAAAGAGCCCCATGTCGCCCTGTGGCTCCGTTTCTTTCTCGGTCCCCTCgtttctctccccacctcttctctgcatctctctccatttctctctcgCCCTGTCTCCGGTCTCTTCCTCTCCGTCCGGCATGTTCGCCTCTATCTGGAGcctctgcccctcctgacctCCACCTCCATGCGCTCTCACTGAGCAGAGGGCAGGAAGAAGAGGGGTCCCGGGTCAGAAGGGCGGGGCTGGCCAGGGggcgcccccacccccgctgTGTTCTCAGCACCCTCGCCCTGTCCTCAGGACTTCGTCCAGGAGCTGCTGGCGAAGCTGCGAGGCCTCCACAAGCAGCCAGGCCTCCGTCAGCCCAGCCCCTCCGGCGATGGCAGCCTGAGCCCCCGCCAGGACCGAGCCCGGACCGCGCCGCCCTGACCCTCTCTGGCCTCCGTGATCTGCTCCGTCTCCCCACCACCCAACGCCGTCCTGGCTTGTTTATAAGTTGTATTTAATGGTTCCGTAACAATAACACCGCGTGCCTGTTTTTCCTCTCCCTGGTTACTGTGGGCTTCCCCAAGCGCCTCCCCCCACCGCCCTCTCCCCCGCTGTGTCTCCTTGGGGCCCCCAGCCCCCGCAGCTGGCCCGGACAGATGGAGAACAGCTCCTCAGCCAGAGAGCATGAGAACAGGCCCTGCTGACCTTCCACCCCTGGGGCTCACATCCTGTCCTCGCCTCCCCCAGCCTTGGCCTAGCCCCAGCCAGCAGGGCCTCCGTATGTGGgcagtggtgggaggggggtcctGTGGGGAGGACCACCTGTGGACCACCACAGCAGAGGCCCAGGACCGAATGTGCCTGCTGTGACCGCAGCGTACCCGGAACAAACCATTCATCCTCTCAATAGATTTTATTGCACATTCATTGGATGCTTttatccctgggtccggaagatcccctggaggaggaaatggcaacccactccagtattcttgcctgggaaattccatggacagaggagcctggcgggctacagtccatggggtggcaagagtcagacacgacttggtgactaaaccactaccactgGATGCTTAGCACTGCTATTGGTATTGAGGTCACAGAGATGAGCAGAAAATGGCCCCTGGCGTCAaggtggtggggaaggagagcTTGCGGGCAGAAGATTAGAGCAGTGTGCTGAACGGTTCAAGGTACTTGGGAGCCTAGGGAGTGGGAGGAGCGATTTGCTCTTGGGGTGGTGAAGAAATCTAGGAGTGCTTCCCGAAGAAAGTGACACTTAGGGCTTTGAAGGATGTGTAGGAGTTTGCGTGAAATGGGTACCCATATTTGAGGACTCTGAACTGGTGGGTGATGGGATTAACATTGGGGctgaggaggcttccctggtggctcagatggtaaagaatctgcctgcagtatgggatacccaggttcgatccctgggtcaggaagatcccctggagaaggaaagggcaacccactccagtactcttgcctggaaaattccatggatggaggagcctggtgagctacagtccatgggggtcgaaaagagttggacacaactgagcgacttcactttctttctgagaCAGGGAAGATAACAAATAATTGGCAGGCCCATCTATCAGTCAGAACGGATAAGTCCTTCAGAACTGAGACAGGGAAGCCAATTGGGCTGGGGCATGCTCATGCTGGGGAAAGGAGGCCCTGAAGAGTCTTAGGGGAAGGGCCAGGGTATCAAGTGAATAGCGGCTATTTACCAAAGACTCtggaaatatttcattattttaacaatAGTTCTGTTTGTACCATCAGTCCCAGCCATGTACAGTCAGGAGATGGGGGTGTGGCTGTGGCTGTGTTTAGCAGTGCGGTCGGGCCAGAGCTGCTTTGTGACCTTCTGGCCCTCTCTGGATCCAGCGCTGGTCGTGGGGCTGAGTGTCTGGACTCATCCCCAACCTGGAGGGGCAAAGCACCTCTCCCATCTCACCCCTACTAACCAAAATTGAGCCTCAACCCCCATGCCCATTCAGTGCCACCCAGCAGCCTTGCCAAGATTAGGCACCCATCCCAGGGGTCCAAGTTCCAGTCTGGCAGGAAGAGAAGCTGACACTGGAGAAGAATATCCAGGAGCACCTGGTCTGTCCAGCCGTTCAGGTGACCTTGCTGTCCCTATGCAGACAGACCTCAGGCTTCcagtgccccctcccctccacacaACTGGATACAGAGTGTGAGGGAGGAATCCCTCCTCCTGGCATCCAAGCGAAGTCTTGGGTATGCCATGTGTTGGGCCTCTGTAAAGTGGGGACTTCACccgtgaggaaactgaggcccagatagTGATGTCAGTTGCCCCCAGTCACTCAGCTGGAAAGTGGCACTTGGTTTCAATTC of the Cervus canadensis isolate Bull #8, Minnesota chromosome 18, ASM1932006v1, whole genome shotgun sequence genome contains:
- the PPP1R14A gene encoding protein phosphatase 1 regulatory subunit 14A isoform X1, whose translation is MAAQRLGKRVLSKLQAPSRARGPGGSPGGLQKRHARVTVKYDRRELQRRLDVEKWIDGRLEELYRGREADMPDEVNIDELLELESEEERSRKIQGLLKSCTNPTEVSFLSPTLGPVLSPAPVGVGVGGGLQGGGWKLVGPAEGTLGALPVPGPFSHLSGVFCLPHSCPLNPHLPPRGLHYLPLLRRSPICLLSLPLSPVPACSTLGLPSPPLRGPPDLPGPERPSPSHFLPGFKRENYSCFSDRLWAARGTNVTVYLSALELAEAAGPWGPSSWLSLGLRKSPMSPCGSVSFSVPSFLSPPLLCISLHFSLALSPVSSSPSGMFASIWSLCPS
- the PPP1R14A gene encoding protein phosphatase 1 regulatory subunit 14A isoform X2 encodes the protein MAAQRLGKRVLSKLQAPSRARGPGGSPGGLQKRHARVTVKYDRRELQRRLDVEKWIDGRLEELYRGREADMPDEVNIDELLELESEEERSRKIQGLLKSCTNPTEDFVQELLAKLRGLHKQPGLRQPSPSGDGSLSPRQDRARTAPP